A single window of Synechococcus sp. C9 DNA harbors:
- a CDS encoding thioredoxin domain-containing protein, with the protein MAPLPIRDEVFTTEVLQAPEPVLVYVWADWCGPCRLMTQILTQMADQWQGRLKMVKMHADENPLTVKQYQVEGIPTLLLFREGQLLWNHEGVLNQAKLQQALTQHLAG; encoded by the coding sequence ATGGCTCCCCTGCCCATTCGGGATGAGGTATTTACCACGGAAGTGCTACAAGCCCCAGAACCGGTGCTGGTGTATGTCTGGGCAGACTGGTGTGGTCCCTGTCGGTTGATGACCCAGATTTTGACCCAGATGGCAGACCAGTGGCAGGGGCGGCTGAAGATGGTGAAAATGCACGCCGATGAAAATCCCCTGACGGTCAAACAGTACCAGGTGGAGGGGATTCCGACCCTCCTGCTGTTTCGGGAGGGGCAATTGCTCTGGAACCATGAGGGGGTGCTGAATCAGGCAAAACTCCAGCAAGCCTTGACGCAACATTTGGCGGGGTAG
- a CDS encoding LL-diaminopimelate aminotransferase, whose protein sequence is MVRLAQRLAPLAQNVFADMDQAKAQVVGQGMDVIDLSLGSSDLPTRPEILAVIAESLQDQRTHGYLLFHGTQEFRRAAATWYERRYGVAVDPETEVLPLIGSQEGTAHLPLAVLNPGDYAILLDPGYPSHAGGVALAGGQMYPLRLRAEQGFLPDFGQIPDRVLERARLLVLSYPHNPTAAVADLEVMRAAVDFCRRHDLVLCHDFPYADLVFGETLPPSVLQADREKQLSIEFFSMSKSYNMGGFRLGYAIGNRELILALRRVKAAVDFNQYGGILRAGAQALLGDQTGVREMVATFRERRDAFVRALHRIGWSVPLPPATMYVWAPLPLAWAGNSLEFCQHLVQKTGVAACPGVGFGAGGEGYVRFALVHPPARLQLAVDRMATWLGMG, encoded by the coding sequence ATGGTGCGGTTGGCGCAACGGTTGGCTCCCCTGGCGCAAAATGTGTTTGCCGATATGGATCAGGCAAAGGCGCAGGTGGTGGGGCAGGGAATGGATGTGATCGATCTTTCTTTGGGGTCTTCCGATTTGCCCACCCGCCCGGAGATTTTGGCGGTGATCGCCGAATCCTTGCAAGACCAGCGCACCCACGGGTATCTGTTGTTCCACGGCACCCAGGAATTTCGGCGGGCGGCGGCGACCTGGTATGAACGGCGTTATGGGGTGGCGGTTGACCCGGAAACGGAGGTATTGCCCCTGATTGGTTCCCAGGAGGGGACGGCGCATTTGCCCCTGGCGGTGCTGAATCCGGGGGATTACGCTATTCTGCTTGACCCGGGGTATCCTTCCCATGCGGGGGGGGTGGCGTTGGCGGGGGGGCAAATGTATCCCCTGCGTTTGCGGGCGGAACAGGGGTTTTTGCCGGATTTTGGACAAATTCCTGACCGGGTTTTGGAGCGTGCCCGGTTGTTGGTGCTGTCCTATCCCCACAACCCCACGGCGGCGGTGGCGGATTTGGAGGTGATGCGGGCGGCGGTGGATTTTTGTCGCCGTCATGATTTGGTGCTGTGCCATGATTTCCCCTATGCGGATTTGGTGTTTGGGGAAACCTTGCCCCCGTCGGTACTGCAAGCGGATCGGGAAAAACAGCTCAGTATTGAGTTTTTCAGTATGTCCAAGTCTTATAATATGGGGGGCTTTCGGTTGGGCTATGCCATCGGCAATCGGGAGTTAATCTTGGCGCTGCGGCGGGTGAAGGCGGCGGTGGATTTTAACCAGTACGGTGGGATTTTGCGGGCGGGTGCCCAGGCTCTGTTGGGGGATCAAACGGGGGTGCGGGAGATGGTGGCGACCTTCCGGGAGCGGCGGGATGCCTTTGTGAGGGCTTTACACCGGATTGGTTGGTCCGTGCCCCTACCCCCGGCGACCATGTATGTTTGGGCACCGCTTCCCTTGGCATGGGCGGGCAATTCCTTGGAATTTTGTCAGCATTTGGTGCAAAAAACTGGGGTAGCCGCCTGTCCTGGGGTGGGCTTTGGCGCTGGGGGAGAAGGGTATGTGCGGTTTGCCCTGGTGCATCCCCCGGCTCGCTTGCAGTTGGCGGTTGACCGCATGGCGACGTGGTTGGGGATGGGTTAA
- a CDS encoding FKBP-type peptidyl-prolyl cis-trans isomerase: MEHMPAIVVSLVVFLLSALVLLGAQVMGNGNPPPALAMTESLPEEQPAIPATPVEVSQKPSTTLDDWIITPSGLRYQELQPGKGASPQRGQTAVVHYVGTLANGQKFDSSYDRNQPFRFRVGVGQVIKGWDEGVATMKVGGKRRLEIPPELGYGARGAGGVIPPNATLYFDVELLAIQP, from the coding sequence ATGGAGCATATGCCAGCGATTGTGGTGAGTTTGGTGGTGTTTCTCCTGAGTGCGTTGGTGCTCTTGGGGGCGCAGGTGATGGGCAATGGCAATCCGCCCCCGGCGCTGGCAATGACGGAATCCCTACCGGAAGAACAGCCTGCCATCCCCGCGACCCCGGTGGAGGTGAGTCAAAAGCCCAGCACCACCCTGGACGATTGGATCATCACCCCTTCGGGACTGCGCTACCAGGAACTGCAACCGGGGAAAGGTGCCAGTCCGCAACGGGGACAAACCGCCGTGGTACATTACGTGGGCACCCTCGCCAACGGGCAAAAATTTGACAGTTCCTATGACCGCAACCAACCCTTCCGCTTCCGGGTCGGGGTGGGGCAGGTGATCAAGGGCTGGGATGAGGGGGTCGCCACCATGAAGGTCGGGGGCAAACGGCGGTTGGAAATTCCCCCAGAGTTGGGCTACGGGGCCAGGGGAGCGGGCGGGGTGATTCCCCCCAATGCGACCCTCTACTTTGATGTGGAATTGCTGGCAATTCAGCCTTAA
- the ahcY gene encoding adenosylhomocysteinase: MTATTARVDCDVKDLGLAGLGRQRIEWASREMPVLAQIRQRFAAEKPLQGIRLVACCHVTTETANLALTLQAGGADALLIASNPLSTQDDVAACLVADHGIPVFAIKGEDTATYLRHVHRALDHHPQVIIDDGSDVVATLIQERQEQVGEIIGTTEETTTGVVRLRAMLAAGVLAFPAVNVNDADTKHFFDNRYGTGQSTLDGIIRATNTLIAGKTVVVAGYGWCGKGTALRARGLGARVIVTEVDPVRALEAAMDGFQVAPMHEAAQVGDLFITVTGNKHVIRREHFELMKSGAMVANSGHFDIEIDLKTLEELSREVSHLRPFVQEYRLKSGKAIIVLGEGRLVNLAAAEGHPASVMDMSFANQALACEYLVKHQGQLAPGIYPVPAKLDREIARLKLKAMGIEIDTLTPTQVEYMNSWTAGT; encoded by the coding sequence ATGACGGCGACGACTGCCCGGGTGGATTGTGATGTGAAGGATTTGGGTTTGGCTGGCCTAGGCCGCCAGCGGATCGAGTGGGCGAGCCGGGAGATGCCGGTTTTGGCGCAGATTCGCCAGCGGTTTGCGGCGGAAAAACCCCTGCAAGGGATTCGGTTGGTGGCCTGTTGCCATGTGACCACGGAGACCGCCAATTTGGCCTTGACCCTACAGGCGGGGGGTGCGGATGCCCTGTTGATCGCCAGCAATCCCCTCTCCACCCAGGATGATGTGGCGGCCTGTTTGGTGGCGGATCACGGGATTCCCGTATTTGCGATTAAGGGGGAGGATACGGCTACCTACCTGCGCCATGTGCATCGGGCGTTGGATCACCATCCCCAGGTAATTATTGACGATGGCAGTGATGTGGTGGCGACCCTGATCCAGGAACGCCAGGAACAGGTCGGGGAAATCATTGGCACGACGGAGGAGACGACGACGGGGGTGGTGCGCCTGCGGGCCATGTTGGCCGCCGGGGTCTTGGCTTTCCCAGCGGTGAATGTCAACGATGCGGATACCAAACATTTTTTTGACAACCGCTATGGCACGGGGCAATCCACCCTGGATGGGATTATTCGGGCGACCAATACCCTGATCGCCGGGAAAACCGTGGTGGTGGCGGGTTACGGTTGGTGTGGCAAGGGAACGGCCCTGCGGGCCCGGGGGCTGGGGGCTCGGGTGATTGTCACGGAAGTTGACCCGGTGCGGGCGTTGGAGGCGGCGATGGATGGCTTCCAGGTGGCTCCCATGCACGAGGCGGCCCAGGTGGGGGATTTGTTCATCACCGTGACCGGGAACAAGCACGTGATCCGGCGGGAGCATTTTGAATTGATGAAATCCGGGGCCATGGTGGCCAATTCAGGGCATTTTGATATTGAAATTGACCTGAAAACCCTGGAAGAATTGAGCCGTGAGGTGAGCCATCTGCGCCCATTCGTGCAGGAATATCGCCTCAAATCCGGCAAAGCGATTATTGTGCTGGGGGAGGGACGGTTGGTGAATTTGGCCGCCGCTGAAGGGCATCCCGCCAGTGTGATGGACATGAGTTTTGCCAACCAAGCCCTGGCCTGCGAATACCTGGTGAAGCACCAGGGGCAACTGGCTCCCGGCATTTATCCCGTCCCGGCTAAACTGGATCGGGAAATCGCCCGGTTGAAACTCAAGGCAATGGGGATTGAGATTGACACCCTCACCCCCACCCAGGTGGAATACATGAACAGTTGGACAGCGGGAACCTAA
- a CDS encoding GDP-L-fucose synthase, with protein sequence MQRHSRIYIAGHRGLVGAAIHRQLQQQGFEYTLTVSRSELDLRDSQRVGEWFERHQPEYVFLAAAKVGGIVANSSYPVEFLQDNLQIQINLIHHSYRTGVKKLLFLGSSCIYPKFAPQPIKEEYLLTGALEPTNQWYAIAKIAGIKLCQAYWQQYGWCAISVMPTNLYGPGDHFDLQNAHVLPALIRKFHEAKIHQHPQVTIWGTGTPRREFLYVEDLATACIFLMQNYHEPEIINVGTGEDLSISELANLIKKIVGYTGELCYDPSKPDGTPRKLLDVSRIHQLGWRAQTPLPLGIEKTYAWYVTHAQGNP encoded by the coding sequence ATGCAACGGCACAGCCGCATTTATATTGCAGGTCACCGGGGGTTGGTCGGCGCCGCCATCCATCGTCAATTGCAACAACAGGGTTTTGAATATACTTTAACCGTGTCCCGTTCAGAATTAGATTTGCGGGATAGCCAAAGGGTGGGGGAATGGTTTGAGCGCCATCAACCGGAATATGTTTTTCTCGCCGCCGCCAAAGTGGGGGGCATTGTGGCCAATTCCTCCTACCCGGTAGAGTTTCTCCAGGATAATTTACAGATACAAATTAATCTCATTCACCACAGCTACCGCACCGGCGTTAAAAAATTATTATTTCTCGGTTCCTCCTGTATTTATCCCAAATTTGCCCCCCAACCCATCAAGGAAGAATATCTGTTAACCGGTGCCCTCGAACCCACCAACCAATGGTATGCGATTGCCAAAATTGCCGGGATCAAACTCTGTCAAGCCTACTGGCAACAATATGGCTGGTGTGCCATTTCCGTCATGCCCACCAATCTCTATGGCCCCGGTGACCATTTTGACCTGCAAAACGCCCATGTTTTACCCGCTTTGATCCGCAAATTTCACGAAGCCAAAATCCACCAACACCCCCAGGTCACCATCTGGGGCACTGGCACCCCCCGCCGGGAATTTTTGTATGTGGAGGATTTGGCGACCGCCTGTATTTTTCTCATGCAAAATTACCATGAACCGGAAATTATTAATGTGGGCACGGGTGAGGATTTAAGTATTAGCGAATTGGCCAATCTCATCAAAAAAATTGTGGGCTACACCGGCGAACTGTGCTACGACCCCAGCAAACCCGATGGCACCCCCCGCAAACTCCTAGACGTTTCCCGCATTCACCAACTGGGCTGGCGGGCGCAAACCCCTTTGCCCCTGGGGATTGAAAAAACCTACGCCTGGTACGTCACCCATGCCCAAGGGAATCCCTAA
- a CDS encoding DUF2256 domain-containing protein, whose product MPKGIPKADLPEKICPVCGRPFTWRKKWADCWDEVKYCSERCRRRRQSASS is encoded by the coding sequence ATGCCCAAGGGAATCCCTAAAGCCGACCTGCCGGAAAAAATCTGCCCGGTTTGTGGCCGTCCCTTCACCTGGCGCAAAAAATGGGCCGACTGCTGGGACGAGGTGAAATACTGTTCCGAACGGTGCCGCCGCCGCCGTCAATCCGCCAGTTCCTGA
- a CDS encoding ABC transporter ATP-binding protein, with translation MELVAQDLWKYYKERAVVQGVSLSLQPGEILGLLGPNGAGKTTTVGMLYGAVIPSRGFVHIGSYHVHRHGRQVRQILGVVTQEDNLDPDFTVLENLVFFAHHYKMTGRPAQRRAWELLEQAGLTAYAHQRVDVLSGGLKRRLVLSRALVHHPKIVFLDEPTTGLDPDARQEFWRSISLLKQAGCSVLLTTHYMDEAQRLSDRLLLLQKGVIVDQGTPADLIQRIIGVEVAEIEGVERAAVQQLAEPAGVWWRPLGQGFVVSLPAQDDRLWQALQGLKSTRLSRRQANLEDVFLRLTGQELAD, from the coding sequence ATGGAATTGGTAGCCCAGGATTTATGGAAATACTATAAGGAACGAGCGGTGGTGCAGGGGGTCAGCCTGAGTCTCCAGCCGGGGGAGATTTTGGGACTGCTCGGCCCCAATGGCGCTGGAAAAACCACTACAGTGGGGATGCTCTACGGGGCGGTGATCCCCAGTCGGGGGTTTGTCCACATCGGTTCCTACCATGTCCACCGGCACGGCCGGCAGGTGCGCCAAATCCTCGGAGTCGTCACCCAGGAAGATAATCTTGACCCGGATTTTACGGTGTTGGAAAATTTGGTGTTTTTTGCCCACCATTACAAGATGACGGGGCGACCAGCCCAGCGGCGGGCGTGGGAACTTTTAGAACAGGCGGGATTAACCGCCTATGCCCATCAGCGGGTGGATGTATTGTCGGGCGGACTCAAGCGGCGGTTGGTCTTGTCCCGGGCGTTAGTCCATCATCCCAAAATTGTCTTTTTAGACGAACCGACCACGGGGCTTGACCCGGATGCCCGGCAGGAATTTTGGCGGAGTATTTCGCTCCTCAAACAGGCGGGGTGTAGTGTTTTATTAACTACCCATTACATGGATGAGGCCCAGCGGCTATCGGACCGGTTATTGCTGTTGCAAAAAGGGGTGATTGTGGACCAGGGGACACCGGCGGACTTGATCCAGCGGATTATTGGGGTGGAGGTGGCGGAAATCGAGGGAGTGGAGCGGGCGGCGGTCCAACAGTTGGCGGAACCGGCGGGGGTGTGGTGGCGACCCTTGGGGCAGGGGTTTGTGGTCAGTTTACCCGCTCAGGATGACAGGTTATGGCAGGCATTGCAGGGGCTGAAAAGTACCCGTTTGAGCCGTAGGCAGGCGAATTTGGAGGATGTGTTTTTGCGGTTGACGGGTCAGGAACTGGCGGATTGA
- a CDS encoding type II CAAX endopeptidase family protein: protein MTRTPELSRTEILVAMGLTAVGLWLVSRLWQFFDPLAQFTLVWRWADVLWGMALGVGISALSRLVYWLWPSYRECSNYYLELVLSPLVWPDLLWLGLLPGLSEELLFRGVILSALAPPWVGLLVSSACFGILHLGSWQQWPYGVWASCIGLILGLAVLASGNVLVAIVAHGLTNWISAGLWKWQNQ, encoded by the coding sequence ATGACCAGAACGCCAGAGTTAAGCCGCACGGAAATTTTGGTGGCAATGGGTTTGACGGCGGTGGGGTTATGGCTGGTGTCCCGGCTGTGGCAATTTTTTGACCCGCTGGCGCAGTTTACCCTGGTGTGGCGATGGGCGGATGTGCTGTGGGGGATGGCTTTGGGGGTGGGGATTAGTGCCTTGAGCCGGTTGGTGTATTGGCTCTGGCCGAGTTATCGGGAATGCAGTAATTATTATTTGGAATTGGTGTTAAGCCCTTTGGTTTGGCCCGATTTGCTGTGGTTGGGGTTACTGCCCGGCTTGAGTGAGGAATTGCTGTTTCGGGGTGTGATCCTCTCGGCGTTGGCTCCCCCCTGGGTGGGGTTGTTGGTCAGTAGTGCCTGTTTTGGCATTTTGCACCTGGGTAGTTGGCAACAGTGGCCCTATGGGGTGTGGGCCAGCTGTATTGGTTTGATTTTGGGGTTGGCGGTGCTGGCCAGTGGCAATGTTTTGGTAGCCATCGTGGCGCATGGACTGACCAATTGGATTTCGGCGGGGCTGTGGAAATGGCAAAATCAATAG
- a CDS encoding DUF3326 domain-containing protein, with translation MSLQRPYTAAVIIPTGIGARIGGYAGDAIPVIRAMAQVADWVVTHPNVLNGAMLYWSLPQVWYVEGYALDRWAAGEWGLQPVHQQRLGVVLDAGMEPDLQLRHRQVIQAAQATLGLTIAGEVRTDEPLGVGLQTADSGATWGTLAHPDSLLRAVAQLKEQYQVTAVAVVARFPDAQDEAVIRYRQGQGVDPLAGAEAVISHLVVRTFHLPCAHAPALRPLPLDPTVAPPAAAEELGYTFLPSVLVGLSRAPGYVSQRAQGGVWTEQVDAVVVPGTACGGAAVLHWATQGKLIIAVQDNTSRMGVAPQALGIPAVTVTSYLEAIGVMAAHKAGVDWRWCGRGGQH, from the coding sequence ATGTCCCTCCAGCGTCCATACACGGCGGCGGTAATTATTCCCACTGGTATTGGTGCCAGGATTGGTGGCTATGCGGGGGATGCCATACCGGTAATTCGGGCGATGGCGCAGGTGGCGGACTGGGTGGTGACCCATCCCAATGTGTTGAATGGGGCGATGCTGTATTGGTCGTTGCCGCAGGTGTGGTATGTGGAGGGCTATGCCTTGGATCGCTGGGCGGCGGGGGAGTGGGGATTGCAACCGGTGCATCAACAGCGGCTGGGGGTGGTGCTGGATGCAGGGATGGAACCGGATTTGCAACTGCGGCATCGGCAGGTAATCCAGGCGGCGCAGGCGACGTTGGGGTTAACCATTGCCGGGGAGGTGCGGACGGATGAACCGTTGGGCGTGGGCTTGCAAACGGCGGATTCCGGGGCGACTTGGGGCACGTTGGCGCATCCCGATAGCCTCCTGCGGGCGGTGGCACAATTGAAGGAACAGTACCAGGTGACGGCGGTGGCGGTGGTGGCACGGTTTCCGGATGCCCAGGATGAGGCGGTAATCCGTTATCGGCAGGGGCAGGGGGTTGACCCGTTGGCGGGGGCGGAGGCGGTGATCAGCCATTTGGTGGTGCGGACGTTCCATTTGCCCTGTGCCCATGCACCGGCGTTGCGTCCTTTGCCCCTTGACCCCACGGTGGCTCCCCCGGCGGCGGCGGAAGAGTTGGGCTATACCTTTTTGCCATCGGTGTTGGTGGGCTTGAGTCGGGCACCGGGGTATGTCAGCCAGCGGGCACAGGGGGGGGTCTGGACGGAGCAGGTGGATGCGGTGGTGGTGCCGGGAACGGCGTGTGGGGGGGCGGCGGTGCTCCATTGGGCAACGCAGGGAAAGTTGATCATTGCGGTACAGGACAATACCTCCCGGATGGGGGTGGCGCCGCAGGCGTTGGGCATCCCGGCGGTTACAGTCACGTCCTATTTGGAGGCGATCGGGGTGATGGCGGCGCACAAGGCGGGGGTGGATTGGCGGTGGTGTGGGCGGGGAGGACAGCATTAA
- a CDS encoding nuclear transport factor 2 family protein, translating to MNDPAFAEFRAVVAQANREMVQGNPTRLKAIYSHQEDVTILGGFGGVERGWSQVEPRLDWAASQLQDGTLTEETVSMGVGTELAYTVTIERNWVRLDNNPEPQPLELRVTQIFRRESGQWRLVHRHADPLVHKLSPQT from the coding sequence ATGAACGACCCGGCTTTTGCTGAATTTCGTGCCGTCGTTGCCCAAGCCAATCGGGAGATGGTACAGGGAAATCCTACCCGTCTTAAAGCAATTTATTCTCATCAAGAGGACGTTACGATTCTCGGGGGATTTGGCGGTGTGGAACGGGGGTGGTCGCAGGTGGAACCCCGCCTGGATTGGGCGGCCAGTCAATTGCAGGACGGCACATTGACCGAAGAAACAGTGAGTATGGGGGTGGGGACAGAATTGGCTTACACGGTAACCATCGAGCGGAACTGGGTGCGCTTGGACAACAATCCGGAACCCCAGCCTCTGGAACTGCGGGTGACCCAAATCTTTCGCCGGGAGTCGGGGCAATGGCGGTTGGTGCATCGCCATGCCGATCCTTTGGTACATAAGCTTTCCCCGCAAACCTAA
- the topA gene encoding type I DNA topoisomerase translates to MPRSRTTADPSLNGQPTLVIVESPTKARTIRQYLPENYRVEASMGHVRDLPQSASDIPPELKNQDWATLGVNVHQDFEPLYIVPGDKKKVVSTLKAALKEAKELILATDEDREGESISWHLTQVLQPQVPVKRMVFHEITREAIQAALQQCRQVDEGLVRAQETRRILDRLVGYTLSPLLWQKVGPGLSAGRVQSVAVRLLVQRERQRRAFRSATYWDVKAQLTAHQTPFESRLVALGGMKLASGQDFDPQTGELLPRRRVRLLDQAQAEALCQQLQGATWRVRDVESRQVQRKPAPPFTTSTLQQEANRKLRLSTRETMRIAQNLYEQGYITYMRTDSVHLSQQAITAARECVQQMYGEPYLSPQPRQYATQSKGAQEAHEAIRPAGSHFRTPQETGLTGRELALYDLIWKRTVATQMAEARLTHLTVTIEAGEAEFRTTGKRIDFPGFFRAYVEGSDDPQSALEDQEISLPPLAVGDTPQCTHLEALRHETQPPDRYTEASLVKTLESEGVGRPSTYASIIGTIQDRGYAQLEGNALVPTFTAFAVTALLEQNFPHLVDTGFTAKMEQTLDHIAEGETAWLPYLREFYLGEQGLASQVKTQAQAINPATARTLELEGLGDAKVHISTRYGPYVEIPQNGEVVTVSLPKDLTPAQLTPQVIEELLRQKTEGPTKLGMHPETGEPIYVLTGSYGPYVQLGEATETNKKPKRASLPKGVTPEQVTLAMAVGLLSLPRTLGEHPNGGKVKAGLGRFGPYVVHDRGKEGQDFRSLKAEDDVLTITLERALELLAQPKAGRGRSSSTPLRELGAHPQDQQPVNVYQGPYGYYVKHGKVNAGLPEGTTPETVTLEQAVELLAARSQNPRKKTTSRRKKS, encoded by the coding sequence ATGCCCCGTTCCCGTACCACCGCTGACCCGTCCCTCAATGGCCAACCGACCCTGGTGATTGTGGAATCCCCCACCAAGGCCCGCACCATCCGCCAATACCTACCGGAAAATTACCGGGTGGAAGCCTCTATGGGTCATGTGCGGGATTTGCCCCAATCCGCCAGCGACATTCCGCCTGAACTGAAAAACCAGGACTGGGCCACCCTTGGGGTAAATGTGCATCAGGACTTTGAACCTCTGTACATCGTGCCGGGGGACAAAAAGAAAGTGGTCAGCACCCTCAAGGCCGCCCTCAAGGAAGCCAAAGAACTGATCCTAGCGACGGACGAGGACCGGGAGGGGGAAAGCATTAGCTGGCATTTGACCCAGGTGTTGCAACCCCAGGTGCCGGTGAAACGGATGGTCTTCCACGAAATTACCCGGGAGGCGATCCAAGCCGCCCTCCAACAGTGCCGTCAGGTGGATGAGGGGCTGGTGCGCGCCCAGGAAACCCGCCGGATTCTGGACCGGTTGGTGGGGTACACCCTGTCCCCCCTGCTCTGGCAAAAGGTCGGGCCGGGGTTGTCCGCCGGGCGGGTGCAGTCCGTGGCGGTGCGGTTACTGGTACAACGGGAGCGGCAGCGGCGCGCCTTTCGCAGTGCTACCTATTGGGATGTGAAGGCCCAGTTGACCGCCCACCAAACCCCCTTCGAGTCCCGCTTGGTGGCCTTGGGGGGGATGAAACTCGCCAGCGGCCAGGACTTTGACCCCCAAACCGGAGAACTACTCCCCCGTCGCCGGGTGCGTTTGCTGGATCAAGCCCAGGCGGAAGCCCTCTGCCAACAACTCCAGGGGGCAACCTGGCGGGTACGGGACGTGGAATCCCGGCAAGTCCAGCGCAAACCCGCGCCCCCCTTTACCACCTCCACCCTGCAACAGGAAGCCAACCGGAAACTGCGGCTCTCCACCCGGGAGACCATGCGGATTGCCCAAAATCTGTACGAACAGGGCTACATTACCTATATGCGGACGGATTCGGTGCATTTGTCCCAACAGGCGATCACCGCCGCCCGGGAATGTGTTCAACAGATGTACGGGGAACCTTACCTCAGCCCCCAGCCCCGCCAATACGCCACCCAGAGCAAAGGTGCCCAGGAAGCCCACGAAGCCATCCGCCCCGCCGGGAGTCATTTTCGCACCCCCCAAGAGACGGGCTTAACCGGACGGGAATTAGCCTTATACGATTTAATTTGGAAGCGCACGGTGGCCACCCAGATGGCGGAAGCCCGGTTGACCCATCTGACCGTGACCATTGAAGCGGGGGAAGCGGAATTTCGCACCACCGGCAAACGGATTGATTTTCCCGGCTTTTTCCGAGCCTATGTGGAAGGCTCCGACGACCCCCAGTCCGCCCTGGAGGACCAGGAAATTAGCCTGCCGCCCCTGGCCGTGGGGGACACGCCCCAATGCACCCACCTGGAAGCCCTGCGCCACGAAACCCAGCCCCCGGACCGTTACACGGAAGCGTCCCTGGTGAAAACCCTGGAAAGCGAGGGAGTCGGCCGTCCCAGCACCTACGCCAGCATCATCGGCACCATCCAGGACCGGGGGTATGCCCAGCTAGAGGGAAACGCCCTAGTCCCCACCTTTACCGCCTTTGCCGTCACCGCCCTGCTGGAGCAAAATTTCCCCCATTTAGTGGACACCGGGTTCACCGCCAAAATGGAACAAACCCTGGACCATATTGCCGAAGGGGAAACCGCCTGGTTGCCCTATCTGCGGGAATTTTATCTGGGGGAACAGGGGTTAGCCAGCCAGGTAAAAACCCAAGCCCAGGCGATTAACCCCGCCACCGCCCGCACCCTGGAACTCGAAGGGTTGGGGGATGCCAAAGTCCACATCAGCACCCGCTACGGCCCCTACGTGGAAATTCCCCAAAATGGCGAAGTGGTCACGGTTTCCCTCCCCAAGGACCTCACCCCGGCGCAGTTGACCCCCCAGGTGATCGAGGAATTGCTCCGGCAAAAAACCGAAGGCCCCACCAAACTGGGGATGCACCCGGAGACCGGCGAACCGATTTACGTCCTCACCGGCAGTTACGGCCCCTACGTGCAGTTGGGGGAAGCGACGGAAACCAACAAAAAACCCAAACGGGCTTCCCTCCCCAAGGGGGTGACCCCGGAACAAGTGACTTTAGCGATGGCGGTGGGGTTGTTGTCCTTACCCCGTACCCTGGGGGAGCATCCCAACGGCGGCAAAGTCAAAGCCGGTCTGGGGCGGTTTGGCCCCTATGTGGTACACGACCGGGGCAAGGAAGGGCAGGACTTTCGTTCCCTCAAAGCGGAAGATGATGTCCTCACCATTACCCTGGAGCGGGCTTTAGAACTCCTGGCGCAACCCAAGGCTGGCCGGGGGCGGAGCAGTAGCACGCCCTTGCGGGAACTGGGTGCCCATCCCCAGGATCAACAGCCGGTGAACGTTTACCAAGGTCCCTATGGCTATTACGTCAAACACGGCAAGGTGAATGCGGGCTTACCGGAGGGCACCACCCCGGAAACGGTGACTTTGGAACAGGCAGTGGAATTGTTAGCCGCCCGGAGCCAAAATCCCCGCAAAAAGACCACCAGTCGCCGCAAAAAAAGCTAA